One Rhodoferax sp. GW822-FHT02A01 genomic window, ACCACAAAGCGCATCGCATCCAGCATTTCGCACAATATCAATGTTGCGTCCTCGTTATCGTCGACGACCAGCACACGCTTGCCATGCAAATCAACAGCAATGGAGTCCAGGCTCCGGCCCGTAGTCGCCACAAGGCCAAGGCGGGCAGTGAACCAGAAGGTACCGGATTGGATACCTCTTTGCTTGCCAACGTGCCGTTGCTGTACTCAACTTCAGCATTGTTGAGGATGGATATCGGAGGGTTGGGCTTTACCTTAACAGCAAAACCCCACTGGATGGACACGTTGGGCGCAATCGGCTGCGCAAATCCGACGGCCACTTCAATGACGCGGCTGCGGTCGTCACCGTTGGTGCGATAGCTATATGCAGGATCACCGGACCAGCGATAGAGTTTGATTCCTCCCAGAGTGGTTGTCCCCAAGGAGGCTTCAACGTATTCGGTTCCAGCGGGCAACACATCCCGAAACAGCACCATTGCAGTGCTTACGCCATCTACCCGTACATTGGAGCCATCGGTCAGGGTGCTACCGGGCAGGGCTGGGCTTGCGCCAATATTGTGGGCGACCATGGTGTAGCGCACGTTGTCGCCTGCTGCCACACCATTGCCGCGATCTGCGGATTTGGTGAGCGTCAGGACGGCGTCGGTGGTCGTGGCGATTTGATCCTGGTTTGTGGCAGAAATTGCAGTGGCGTCTGTAGTTGCAGTCAACAGCACACATGCAAGCGCAACGGTGTTGCACCGTCTGCTGCAAAGAGCGTAGGTGTTACGGCAATGCCATTGATGGTGAGAGCGCTGGTTGACAGATTGAACGTGTCCGTACCACTGCCGGTGTTCCATATCACGTTGGGGAAGCTCACTTGCGTGCCAGGAGCAGCGGAAGCAATCTTCTTGATCTTGTCCACTGCAGCCGTGCTTGCAGAACCGGTGACGGTATTGGCGACAACGCCGAAGGATTGCAGAATGGTAATGACCGTGCTGTTGGAATTAACCGTTGAGCTGGCGCTGCATCCAGCCACCGTCGTCGAAGCGCAACCCGTGTCGGAATAGGCTGCTGCATTGGATGTCGTGCCAGTGCCCAGAGCGGCATTGCTGTTGACCAATACGATAAAGCTGATGGAGCCGGACACGTTAGGTCCGACGCTCGATACAACGGCTTCAATAGTTCCAGACACTGCCTGAAAGTCGATTCCGGAGGCTGTTTCGGAACCCGCTGCATCTGTCAGTGCCGCATTGCCAGAACTCCACTTGGCAGAGCCAGGAACATAGGTCAGGCCGCTAGTGCTTCCTGTACCAATGACATCCTTCAAATAGATGTTGCCGGGCGAACCGCCATTGTTTTGATACCGCAAGGTGTAGGTGGTGTACACGCACCCTAATGCTGGCGCATTGGCCCCTGCCAAAGTGACCAAACATGTGCTGCCTGAAGGCAACGTACTGCTCACAGCAGCAGGCCACGATGTCACTCCCGTTAGAGGGGTAATACCTGTGGCAGCTGCTGGGGCGGCAATGGATTTGTTGACCTGGAATGCAGCAGCACTGGTCACGGTGACCGCGTCGGTATTGCTTGCCGTGGACGTCAGGTACAGCGCCGGGGTTCCCGCCGTGGCCGTCGTTGTGGCACTCGGCGTGATCAGGCCCGCAGGTGCACTGCCGGAAACCGTGAGAGCAACCACATACTTGAATGTGCCGCCACCTGCCACCGATGTAGAAAACCCTGCAGTACAGAGAGGTGCACCAGATGACGAGCACAGCGGAGTCGTGTTGTCAGGGAGTCCATCACCGTCTGCGTCGGCGAATATTTCCACCTTGGTGAATGCGGTACCGGTGGCCTGAATCGTGAAGCTGTCGGTTCCGTTACCTGTGTTGGTCAAGGTATGGGGCATATACGCTGTCTGACCTGCTGCAACCGTCTTGGAGTTGCCGTTGGTCAATGCCAGCGAGCCCACTTGTGCAACCGTCGTTTGCACGAGGTTGGACGTAGCGACCTGTTGGAGACTGCTGGAATCCGTATAGGTCACAGAAGCCTGGTTGCCAATGGTAGTGCCTGCGGCCGGAGTGGCAGCTTGCGCGACACTGGAGAAAGTGGCTGCTAAGCTCATACTCACCAGTAATCCGAATAACCTGGCTTTGGTTTGGCCATGCAAGCCAAAGCCTCTAGTTTTTAGAAAATTTTTCACTTGAATTCTCCGAATAATTAGAATGTGCGATGCCGGGGGCAACTCGCTTGGAGGGAGATGCTTGTATTGCGAGACGATGGGAAGGGTCGGTAACTCGATCTATTTCTCCTTTACTGTTTGGGTGAAGGAGTAACGAGGGCAGAATTACGCAATGCCTCCTTTGAAATTTCTTCTGCCGACTTGAGTGACTCGATCTGGATTCGGGCTTTGGCGGTTGCCTCTTTGCCGGCTGGCAGTTCGGCAACTTTCCAGCGAATGGCGCGATATTCCCCATATGGAACTGGCTCGACCTTGGACTTGCCGTCCGCAGCCACGACAACACGCTTGAGCGGCTCTGCGTCAAACCTGCCGTCTTTGGTGGCAGCTTGCACGCCCTGGGGAGAGGCGGACCGTGCCATGTACACGGCACCATCAGGCACAGGCAAATTAATGGAGAGGTCTTTGGCTGCGGTCTGACCTTTGTTGTGATAGGTCAAACGGTATTCGATGACATCGCCTGGTTTCACAAAATCAGCCGATTGAAATTGTTCTTCACCCTTTTCATTGCGCTGAACCTTGAATTGCTCAAGACGCACCGCCACTTGAGGCTTTTCCGCAGCTTTACCAACCTTGGCGGCTGGCGCCTCTGTAATTGCCTGCGCATGAACCCAGGTGCCAAATGAAGCACTGAAGCAGATGACCGCCGGGACTGCGATACGGGCAAACCAATTGTTGAAACCTTTAGATGCGGTATTAGTCATAAAGAACCTTTTCCATGTCTGATGTTTGGCGAATACCAGCAAGTTCCAAAGGCTGAATGCATGGGCGCAATAGACCGGTGAAGCACTGGTTGGGGCGGATTCTTTCGAACACCGGAGCGGACGCATATTTCCGTAAAGAAAAAATTACAAACAAAGAAAGCTACTCAGGGAGAGCGCCGTTTGCGATGCAGTGACCGACGACAAAACTGACTGGAATCGAAACTGCGACCCATATCAGAACCATGCCAACGAGAGAGATAGAACCCATTTTTTTCACCTCTGGGGAAAACTTGGGCGCGATAATAGGAAGGTGTTTGAGACAGCGTTGTGTGAAATGTTCACCCTGAGACATTCAGCTTCAAATAGTTAAAAACTTCTTGATACGCGACCTCAAGCGTCGAGAAAAATATGTAAATATCACCTAACTGATGCATGAATGCATCAAATATGAGGTAGGCAATGTTTCGCCCGACATGCCTACCGTGTTGCTCCCAATCGCTGCGGGCTATGGTAAAAATGCAGGCGACCAGATCATTCATACAGCACGACAGGGAGTTCGACGATATGCGCTATTCAGCTGAGGAAATGGACGCGCTTTTAACGCGCTACGACTACGCGCCACATATGCTGGTGCAGGTTTTGCGTGAAATTCAGGAGCGCACACATTGGCTTTCGCGTCGATTGCTTCAATCAGTTGCTGATAGGCTGCATTTGCCCTTGGCCCATGTGGAGGGTGTCGCCGGTTTCTACCGCTTTTTTCATATTCAACCCGTTGGACAGTACCGCATTCTGTTGAGTGACAACATTACCGACCGCATGTTGGGTAGTGGGACTTTGATGCAGCAGCTCTGCAAATTGCTGGGCGTTGCGCCAGGCAGTGTACGCAGCGATGGGCGTGTAAGCGTGGCAACCACTTCATGTACTGGGATGTGTGACCAGGGGCCTGCCGCAATCATCAACCACCATCAAGTTGTGACGCGTCTGACGCCGCAACGCGTAGAGGACATGGCTGCATTGGTTGAAGCGCAGGTACCGCTTGCGCAGTGGCCTGCGGAGTGGTTTCGTGTGGAAGACCAAATACGCTTGACTAATGTCAAATTGGGAAAGCAACCAGCACTCGGGGCGGGCATCGCTGCGGCCATTGCCAAAGGCCCGCAAAGCATGTTGGATGACATCAAGAAGTCCAAATTGCGCGGGCGTGGCGGCGCGGGATTTTCCACCGCTACCAAGTGGCAGTTGTGCCGCAATTCCAAAGGGCAGACGCACTACGTGGTGTGCAATGCTGATGAAGGTGAGCCGGGAACGTTCAAGGACCGCGTGCTGCTGTCGAGCTATGCGGATACGGTGTTTGAAGGCATGACCATTGCGGCGCTGGTAGTGGGTGCGGCGAAGGGCCTTGTCTACTTGCGCGGCGAATACCGCTACATGTTGGAGTACTTGCAATCGGTTCTGCAGCGCAGGCGCGAACAAGGTTTGCTGGGGCCGGCTATTCAGGGCGTTGACGGATTTGATTTTGATATTGAGATTCATGTGGGTGCGGGTGCCTATGTGTGCGGCGAGGAGTCAGCGCTGATTGAATCGCTGGAGGGCAAGCGTGGCACGCCACGTATACGCCCGCCCTTCCCTGTCGAGGCGGGCTATCTGGGGCAACCCACTACGGTCAACAATGTGGAGACGTTTTGTGCGGTTACGCACATTGCCGTCTTTGGCGGTGAGTGGTGGAGCAAGATTGGAACGCCGCAAAGCACAGGCACCAAAATCCATTCGGTGAGCGGCGACTGTGAACGCCCAGGCTTGTATGAGTACCCGATGGGCACGCGCATCGGCCGCATTCTGGAAGACTGCGGTGCGCGCGACACGCAGGCCGTGCAAGTTGGTGGTCCGTCGGGAGTGTGCCTGTCAGCATTGGAGTTCAACCGCCACATCGGCTTTGAGGACGTGCCCACCGCAGGCGCATTCATGGTCTTTGACCGCAGCCGCGACATGTTTGAAGTGGCACGCAACTTTGCCCAATTCTTCGCACACGAAAGCTGCGGCTTCTGCACGCCCTGCCGCGTGGGCACGGAACTGGTTGTGCGGCGCATGGACAAGCTGGCACGCGGCTACGGCTCGGCCGAAGACATCCAGGTACTGTATGAATTAGACAAGCTCATGCACGGCGCTACCCACTGCGGATTGGGGGCCGCTGCCTGTAACCCGTTACGAGACACCATTGGCAAGTTCCGCCCCGCGTATGAGCGGCGTTTGCAATCGCTGCACTTTGCACCAGGTTTCGACATGGACGCGGAGCTTTCGCAAGCGCGCCTGGCGACAGGTCGCGACGACCCTGGTGCACACCTGGAGACACTGGCATGAGCAATCGCATTGATGCATTGACACCCGGCACCTTCATGCTGGATGGTGAGGAGGTGGAATTTGGCCATGGCGAGTCCATCTTGCAGGCGGCCACGCGCACAGGGCATTACATCCCGCACCTATGCTGGCACCCGGAATTTGGAGCCACCGGCAGTTGCCGCATCTGCACAGTCAAGGTCAACGGCCGCACGGGAGCGGCTTGCACCGTGCAGGCGGCATCGGGCCAGGAAGTGGAAAGCAACACGGATGAACTCAACAGCCAGCGCAAGACCATGCTGCAGATGCTGTTTGTGGAAGGCAACCACTTCTGCCCCTCGTGCGAAAAAAGCGGCAATTGCAGCCTGCAAGCCACCGCCTACGCCATGGGAATGGAAGGGCCGCATTTTGAAGAGCTCTACCCGGACAGGCCTGTAGATGCGAGCCACCCGGAGATGATGCTGGACCTGAACCGCTGCATCCTGTGCGGACTGTGCGTGCGCGCCAGCCACGAGGCAGACCACAAGAATGTGTTCGCCATTGGCGGCCACGGCATCCAGACACATTTGCTGGTCAACAGCAGCAGCGGCAGATTAGGCGACAGCACATTTGCCGAAACCGACCGTGCCGCCGACATCTGCCCTACCGGCGTCATACTGCACAAACGTCGCGGCTTCCAGGTGCCCATTGGGCAGCGCCGGTTCGATGCCAAACCCATTTCAGAGCAGGTGGAAGGAGGCCAGACATGAGCGCCGCATTGAACGACACGGCAGCGCAACAGCCACTGCATGCGCCGCGCAAGCTGAAATTGGCCACCGTGTCGCTGGCGGGCTGCTTTGGCTGCCACATGTCACTGCTGGATATCGACGAGCGCATTCTGCCGCTGCTGGAGCTGGTGGAATTTGACCGCTCCCCGCTCACAGATATCAAGCACATTGGGCGCTGCGATATCGGCTTGATCGAAGGCGGTCTGTGCAATGCAGAGAATGTGGAAGTGCTGCGTGAATTCCGCGCGCACTGCAAGGTGCTGGTAGCCATGGGTGCTTGCGCCATCAATGGCGGCCTGCCGGCCCAGCGCAACCAGCGCGACGTAGGCCAGATGCTGCGTGACGTGTATTGCAATCAAACTGGGGGCAGCGTGGGCAACCAGATTCCCAACGATCCCGAGCTGCCGCTACCGCTCAACCATGTGCACCCCATTCACGAAGTCGTGCATATCGATTACTTTCTGCCAGGCTGCCCGCCTTCCGGCGACGCAATCTGGAGTTTTCTGAACGACCTGATCGCCGGACGCACGCCCACGCTGGGCCACGGCTTGATCCATTACGACTAGGAATGAGCGCCATGAGTTTTGCAATGGAAACTGCCGCCAACCCGCAAGGCCTGCGACGCGTGGCCATAGACCCGGTGTCCAGGGTAGAGGGCCACGGCAAGGTAACGCTTCTGCTGGATGAGCACAACGTGGTGCAGCAGGCACGGTTGCACATTGTGGAGTTCCGCGGATTCGAAAAGTTCATAGAGGGTCGCCCCTATTGGGAAGTGCCGGTCATGGTGCAGCGGCTGTGCGGTATCTGCCCGGTGTCGCACCACCTGGCAGCAGCCAAGGCCTTTGACCACATCGTGGGTGCGGTGCCGGTGACTGCCAGCGCCGACCGTGTCCGTCGCCTGATGCATTACGGACAGATGCTGCAATCCCACGCCCTGCACTTCTTTCATCTGTCGTCGCCCGACCTGCTGTTCGGTTTTGAATCGGATGTAGCCCAGCGCAACATCGTGGGTGTGGCCCAAGCCTACCCGGAGGTCGCCAAGAAAGGCATCCTGCTGCGCAAATTCGGGCAGGAGGTCATTCGCATCACGTCCGGCAAGCGAGTGCATGGCACGGGCGCTGTGCCAGGTGGCATCAACAAACTGGTGACGGTCGAAGAGCGAGACGCCCTGTTGCGCGATATGCCGCAGATGCTTGCCTGGGCACAGGACGCAGTGGACATTGCCAAACAGCTGCATGCAAACCACCGCAACCTCTACAGCAACTTTGCCAGCTTCCGTTCCAACATGATGTCGCTGGTGCGGGCCGATGGCGCCATGGAGCTGTATGACGGCGTGCTGCGTGTACGCGACGACAAGGGCGCTATCCTGTTTGACGGTGTGAGCGACCAGAATTACCTCTCGCTGATCGAGGAAGAAGTGCGCTCCTGGAGTTACATGAAGTTCCCGCACTTGCGCAGCCTGGGCCGCGAGCAGGGTTGGTACCGTGTCGGACCCTTGGCGCGTGTGCAGAACTGCGACTTCATCCCCACGCCGCGCGCTGAAGCCGAGCGGCAGGCCTTTGTGGCCTGGGGGCAAGGCGATGTGGTGCATGCCACCTTGGCCTACCACTGGGCACGCATGATTGAGATGCTGCACGCGGCGGAAGTGATCGCCGAGCTGCTACTGGACCCTGCCCTGCTCAGCGGCGATCTGGTGACCACCGGCACGCGACAGCGCAGCGGCGTGGGCATGATTGAAGCTCCGCGTGGCACGTTGATCCACGACTACGACGTGGGTGACGATGAGCTCGTCACCCGCTGCAACCTGATCGTTTCCACCACGCACAACAACCAGGCCATGAACGAGGCGGTGCGCGCGGTCGCCCGCGACTATCTGAGCGGCCACGAGCTGACCGAGGGACTGCTCAACCATATTGAGGTGGCCATACGCGCCTATGACCCCTGCCTGTCCTGCGCTACCCATGCTCTGGGGCAGATGCCGCTGGACGTCACACTGCTGGGCCCTCAAGGCCAGGTATTGGACCGGGTACAAAAAGGCAGCGACGGCCATCTGAATCGCACCGATATCTGCAGCCCGGTCGGCCTGCAGGCATGAATCCAGCCCCACCTGAACTGTTGGTGCTGGGTTGGGGTAACCTGAGCCGCGGCGACGATGCACTGGGGCCGCGCTGCCTGACAGCCTTGCGTGAGGCGCTGCCACCACACCTGATGCACAGGGTGGAGTTCCTGGAAGACTACCAGCTGCAGGTGGAATTCGCGCTGGATCTGGTGGGCCGCAAGCACGTGCTTTTCATCGACGCGAGCGTGGACTGTGTTGCGCCGTTTGAAGTGCGCCAGGCGCAGCCCCGCAAGGACAGCAGCATCAGCAGCCACGCCCTTTCACCCGAGGCGCTGTTGCAGGTCTTTGTGACGGTGCAGAGCCAGGCCCCGCCGCTCGCAACGGTCTTGGCCATACGCGCTTCATCCTTCGAGCTGGGTG contains:
- a CDS encoding NAD(P)H-dependent oxidoreductase subunit E → MRYSAEEMDALLTRYDYAPHMLVQVLREIQERTHWLSRRLLQSVADRLHLPLAHVEGVAGFYRFFHIQPVGQYRILLSDNITDRMLGSGTLMQQLCKLLGVAPGSVRSDGRVSVATTSCTGMCDQGPAAIINHHQVVTRLTPQRVEDMAALVEAQVPLAQWPAEWFRVEDQIRLTNVKLGKQPALGAGIAAAIAKGPQSMLDDIKKSKLRGRGGAGFSTATKWQLCRNSKGQTHYVVCNADEGEPGTFKDRVLLSSYADTVFEGMTIAALVVGAAKGLVYLRGEYRYMLEYLQSVLQRRREQGLLGPAIQGVDGFDFDIEIHVGAGAYVCGEESALIESLEGKRGTPRIRPPFPVEAGYLGQPTTVNNVETFCAVTHIAVFGGEWWSKIGTPQSTGTKIHSVSGDCERPGLYEYPMGTRIGRILEDCGARDTQAVQVGGPSGVCLSALEFNRHIGFEDVPTAGAFMVFDRSRDMFEVARNFAQFFAHESCGFCTPCRVGTELVVRRMDKLARGYGSAEDIQVLYELDKLMHGATHCGLGAAACNPLRDTIGKFRPAYERRLQSLHFAPGFDMDAELSQARLATGRDDPGAHLETLA
- a CDS encoding hydrogenase maturation protease, with the protein product MNPAPPELLVLGWGNLSRGDDALGPRCLTALREALPPHLMHRVEFLEDYQLQVEFALDLVGRKHVLFIDASVDCVAPFEVRQAQPRKDSSISSHALSPEALLQVFVTVQSQAPPLATVLAIRASSFELGEPMTAVAEQHLEAAAQWAMDWTQALLK
- a CDS encoding NADP oxidoreductase, with product MSAALNDTAAQQPLHAPRKLKLATVSLAGCFGCHMSLLDIDERILPLLELVEFDRSPLTDIKHIGRCDIGLIEGGLCNAENVEVLREFRAHCKVLVAMGACAINGGLPAQRNQRDVGQMLRDVYCNQTGGSVGNQIPNDPELPLPLNHVHPIHEVVHIDYFLPGCPPSGDAIWSFLNDLIAGRTPTLGHGLIHYD
- a CDS encoding Ni/Fe hydrogenase subunit alpha, with the translated sequence MSFAMETAANPQGLRRVAIDPVSRVEGHGKVTLLLDEHNVVQQARLHIVEFRGFEKFIEGRPYWEVPVMVQRLCGICPVSHHLAAAKAFDHIVGAVPVTASADRVRRLMHYGQMLQSHALHFFHLSSPDLLFGFESDVAQRNIVGVAQAYPEVAKKGILLRKFGQEVIRITSGKRVHGTGAVPGGINKLVTVEERDALLRDMPQMLAWAQDAVDIAKQLHANHRNLYSNFASFRSNMMSLVRADGAMELYDGVLRVRDDKGAILFDGVSDQNYLSLIEEEVRSWSYMKFPHLRSLGREQGWYRVGPLARVQNCDFIPTPRAEAERQAFVAWGQGDVVHATLAYHWARMIEMLHAAEVIAELLLDPALLSGDLVTTGTRQRSGVGMIEAPRGTLIHDYDVGDDELVTRCNLIVSTTHNNQAMNEAVRAVARDYLSGHELTEGLLNHIEVAIRAYDPCLSCATHALGQMPLDVTLLGPQGQVLDRVQKGSDGHLNRTDICSPVGLQA
- a CDS encoding 2Fe-2S iron-sulfur cluster-binding protein, giving the protein MSNRIDALTPGTFMLDGEEVEFGHGESILQAATRTGHYIPHLCWHPEFGATGSCRICTVKVNGRTGAACTVQAASGQEVESNTDELNSQRKTMLQMLFVEGNHFCPSCEKSGNCSLQATAYAMGMEGPHFEELYPDRPVDASHPEMMLDLNRCILCGLCVRASHEADHKNVFAIGGHGIQTHLLVNSSSGRLGDSTFAETDRAADICPTGVILHKRRGFQVPIGQRRFDAKPISEQVEGGQT